One region of Triticum aestivum cultivar Chinese Spring chromosome 6B, IWGSC CS RefSeq v2.1, whole genome shotgun sequence genomic DNA includes:
- the LOC123134904 gene encoding uncharacterized protein, which translates to MAGGGIVQLWANSGIRIVVLLSFTFQVFLFFFGGIRRQRRAASPLLSALLWLVYLLADSTAIYALGHLSYSSPHKLAAFWAPLLLVHLGGPDSITAYTIDDSRLWLRHLLTLVVQTLGAAYVLYKYVTSAGRLLLSASVLMFAVGVLKYGERTWALRCGSLDGIKSRIRYKNVPGYKYFDTVKNNLLNQKDDNDEELLILAHSLLGQCMKCFAGSYVWLVDCPPWVYPLEEDDPDLYKFVEMQLSLMYDIMYTKAWVIHTWYGYCTRVFSLVATIVTILLFSFSNKNGYSRVDVRITYFLLAGAVALEIISVLTTIGSIWMCAWLCSLKRTRLLVNVLKFLRRLVRSASKRRQWISIGQYNLFHFCTRDKNELGSKAAKKMGLDKWWTSIHFVCTADISETSLPVLLLETKTKLDPEYSRGIQILERSGLGKEQAGWSHWSLSLNLDFGKSLLIWHLATDVYLTRSKEVGHQENLAKTVKMLSNYMMFLLVTKPDMLPGYIDETWLERTRDSLEDRSEDQENTKSPKKWWGMLKKQFRNDGPNGSRIQQIKQLASHFHSRFLSDHEGKWEYAPPENEEAGPQKHYWAADVHATELAAEFLHLESRVPNLLQVIIQVWLEMLFYAAGRCGPESHARQLSRGGEFLTIVWLLTQHFNPDYLDNV; encoded by the exons ATGGCTGGTGGTGGGATCGTGCAGCTGTGGGCCAACTCGGGGATCCGAATCGTGGTCCTCCTCAGCTTCACATTTCaagttttcctcttcttcttcggtggGATCCGTCGGCAGCGGAGAGCTGCCTCCCCTCTGCTGTCTGCCCTCCTGTGGTTGGTGTACCTTCTTGCTGACTCCACGGCGATCTATGCCCTTGGCCACCTGTCTTACTCCAGTCCGCACAAGCTCGCGGCCTTCTGGGCGCCGCTCCTGTTGGTGCATTTGGGTGGTCCGGACAGCATCACCGCCTACACCATTGACGACAGCCGGCTCTGGCTTCGGCACCTGCTCACTCTTGTCGTGCAGACACTGGGAGCTGCCTATGTCCTCTACAAGTATGTTACCAGTGCTGGGAGGTTGCTTCTGTCAGCCTCTGTCTTGATGTTCGCCGTCGGTGTCCTCAAGTATGGCGAGAGGACATGGGCGCTGAGATGTGGCAGCTTGGATGGCATCAAAAGCAGAATCAGATACAAGAATGTTCCAGGTTACAAATATTTTGATACGGTGAAGAACAATTTGCTCAATCAGAAAGATGATAATGACGAGGAACTTCTAATTTTAGCTCATTCCCTACTTGGACAATGCATGAAATGCTTTGCCGGTTCCTATGTTTGGCTTGTGGACTGTCCTCCTTGGGTATATCCTCTGGAAGAAGATGACCCCGACCTATACAAGTTTGTTGAGATGCAGTTATCCCTCATGTATGATATCATGTACACAAAGGCTTGGGTGATCCACACATGGTACGGTTACTGCACCCGTGTCTTTTCTCTTGTCGCAACAATAGTCACCATACTGCTCTTCTCATTCAGCAACAAAAATGGTTATAGTAGGGTTGATGTTCGTATCACCTATTTTTTGTTAGCTGGGGCTGTGGCCTTGGAGATCATATCAGTGCTGACAACCATAGGGTCGATATGGATGTGTGCTTGGCTGTGCAGCCTCAAAAGGACCCGTCTGCTTGTAAATGTGCTAAAATTCCTTCGCCGTCTTGTTCGATCAGCAAGCAAGAGAAGGCAGTGGATCTCCATTGGGCAGTATAATCTGTTTCACTTTTGCACTCGTGACAAGAATGAGCTAGGCAGCAAAGCAGCAAAGAAGATGGGGCTCGACAAATGGTGGACAAGTATACATTTCGTGTGCACCGCAGACATCTCGGAAACAAGTCTTCCGGTGCTGCTTCTGGAAACCAAGACCAAATTAGACCCTGAGTACTCAAGAGGCATACAAATACTGGAGAGGAGCGGATTAGGCAAGGAGCAAGCTGGATGGAGTCACTGGAGTTTGAGTTTGAACCTTGACTTTGGAAAGAGCCTCCTCATCTGGCACCTTGCAACTGATGTCTACCTTACTAGATCCAAGGAGGTTGGACATCAAGAAAATCTAGCTAAAACAGTCAAGATGTTGTCCAATTACATGATGTTCCTGCTAGTGACCAAGCCCGACATGCTACCTGGCTATATTGATGAAACCTGGCTTGAGCGCACCCGCGACTCCTTGGAGGACCGGTCTGAGGACCAAGAAAATACAAAATCGCCCAAGAAATGGTGGGGCATGTTGAAGAAACAATTCCGCAACGATGGACCCAATGGTTCCAGGATCCAACAGATAAAGCAGCTTGCTTCACATTTTCATAGCAGGTTCCTCAGTGATCACGAGGGAAAG TGGGAGTACGCCCCCCCTGAAAACGAAGAAGCAGGTCCACAAAAACACTATTGGGCTGCTGATGTGCATGCAACAGAACTTGCAGCGGAGTTTCTCCATTTGGAATCGAGGGTACCCAACTTGTTGCAAGTAATTATTCAGGTGTGGCTGGAAATGTTGTTCTATGCTGCCGGGCGCTGCGGCCCGGAATCCCATGCTCGTCAGCTCAGCAGGGGCGGCGAATTCCTTACGATTGTGTGGCTTCTCACTCAACACTTCAATCCCGACTATCTAGATAATGTTTGA